The genomic DNA ATGATCATCCCGGCCCCCGGGATCTGGGGCGTCCTGATCGGGGCCGCCTGCGTGCTCGCCATCGTCGGCAGCCTGTGCATGCTCGCCCTCGATCGGGTGGCGAGCGCCATCCTCGTCTGGCGCGCGCGGATGCGGGCGCGACGCCCGAGCCCGAGCCGGAGCCGGAGCCGGGTGGTCCATGCCGGCGCCCGGATGACCCGGAAGGTCTGAGCCTCCGGCGGGGCGCCGGGGACTGGATTCCCCGCGGCATCGGTGCAAGGTCCCGACGCCGCGATCACGGCGCCTAAGATCACCCGGGACGGTCCGATGAAGCTCCTCTACTCCCCCGCCTCCCCCTATGCCCGCAAGGTGCTGGTCCTCGCCCACGAGACGGGACTGATCGACCGGATCGCCGTCACCGTCGCGGGGGCCTCGCCGACGGGCCCCTCCGCGGAGGTCGCCGCCCACAACCCGCTGGGCAAGATCCCCGCCCTTGTGCTGGAGGACGGTACCGCCCTCTACGACAGCCGGGTGATCTGCGAGTACCTCGACGGCCTCTCGTCCGGGCCGCACCTGTTCCCCGAGGGGGCCGCCCGCTGGGACGCGCTGACCCGGCAGGCGCTCGCCGACGGCCTGCTCGATGCGGCGCTGCTCACCCGCTACGAGCGGGTGCTGCGCCCCGAATCCCAGCGCTGGGACGCCTGGGAGGCCGGTCAGGTCGGCAAGATCCGCGCGGCGCTGGACCGCTTCGAGAGCCTGGTCGGCGGGATGCCGGCGCTGGATATCGGCACGGTCGCGCTGGGCTGCGCGCTCGGCTACCTGGATCTGCGCTTCCCCGATCTCGCGTGGCGGGAGGGCCGCCCGGCGGTCGCCGCCTGGTACGCGGAGTTCGAGCGCCGCCCGTCCATGGAAGCCACCGTGCCGAAGGGCTGAGGGCCCCGCCGCGCCGGGCCTCGCTACGGCCGGGCCCGGTCGGCGATCGCGTAGGGATGGGTCGATCCGAGCGGGTCGGCGAGGAAGTCCTGGACCGTCCCGGCGCCCGTGCCGAAGGTGATGAGCAGGAAGCCGCCCGCCAGCGCGAAGTTCTTGAGGAAGTCCCAGAACAGCTCGCGGCCCTTGCCCCCGGCCCAGAAATCCCCCGGCACCCAGAACTGCTTCCACAGCAGCGCCGTCACCCCGCAATAGCCGGCGAGCACGAAGGCGGCGGCCCGGTCGGCGGTCCCGGTCAGGATGCAGAGCGACATCCCGATCTCGACGCAGAGCCCGATCACGATCAGCGCCACCGCGGGCGCGGTGGCGTGCACGGCCTGCCGCGCCTGCCCGACCGCACCCCTGAAGTTCAGGATCTTGTCGAGGGCGCTGAACGGCAGGAACAGCAGCACGAGGAGCAGGCGGACGCCGAACGCGATCGCGACGCTGAGGCTGGCCATGCGCTGAACGGTCTCCCTCAACCCGGCCCGGTGCGCCGATCCGAGGCACCGGTCCAAGGCGCTGATCCAAGGCGCTGATCCAAGGCGCTGATCCAAGCCGCGAGCGGCCCAAAGGTTTCCTTGGCCACGCGCCGGTGCCGCCCGGCCAGGATGGGCGGCACCGCCCGGAATGGCGCGCTTCCTCGATCGAGGGTGGCATGGCGGCAACAATGGTTCAATCCGCTTCGCGCAGATGGTCGAGTTCCGGATCCTTCTGAAAATTACGACCCATCCTTCAATCGATGATAGATATCGGCCTAGACACCGTCTCGGCAATTTCGTGATCATTATTCGAAATCATCTCAGATCATTCGCCCAAATCTTGACAGGCACGCTCACTTCACGGCTCGATTTCTCGACGTTTCCCCCGGTCGACGCGCGGCGATGATTGCCGAGGCGCCGGCCCGGGGGAACCACGCGCCGATCAGTGTCCGTGAGAGTGTCGAATCTTGACCATGCGCATCGCGATCATCACGCCGTCGCGGCTCAAGCCCTCGACCCTGGTCGGAAAGGCCGGTCAGTACTTCCTGGAACACGCGATCGAGAGCGCCAACGCCCAGGAGCTCGACCGGCCGGCGACGATCCACTTCTTCGTCGGGACCGATCCGGAGACCGAGATCCCGGCGCGGCTCGCCGCGCACCCGCAGGTCACCTTCGCGCGCGGCGCGCGCAAGGGGCAGATCCCCGCGCTGAACGCGGCCATCGGCGCCGTCGACGACAGCTGGGACCTCGTCGGCTTCCTCGAGGACGACGATCGCTGGCTGCCGCCCTATCTGGGCGTCGCCGTCCGAGCCCTGGACAGCTTCGATTTCGTCTCCTCGACGCAGCTCGAGGTGGACGAGGCCGGCGAGGTGGTCCGGATCAACGACTTCGCGACGCCGTCGGGCTGGCTGATGCGGCGGGCCACCTTCGCGCAGGTCGGCGCGATCAGCCCGGCCTCGAAGTGGCACTACGACAACGAGTGGCTCGGCCGCCTCGCCGAGACCGGCCTGCGCCGCGCCCACCTCGTCGAGGCGACGGCGCCGGTCACGCTGCAGGACGCGATCCTGGTCCGCCCGTGGCTCGCCAACGTCCTCCAGCTCGGCGGCCCCAGCATATCCCTCGCGCGCCACGGCTTCGTCCTGCCGCTGGTGTGCCGCCTCGTGCATCCGGGCTCCGGGAGCTCGGATGTCGGCCAGGGCGGGACGTCGCGAGCCGAGAGCGAGGCCGAGTACCGGCGGCTGGTCGACCGCTTCGGCCGCATCCCCTGGTGAGATCGCGCCGCGCGGCGGACGCTCGGCGGACCGGCGCCTCTCGCGACCGACGCGGAGGCCGGTTCAGCCGGGGATCACCCCTCGGGACGCTGACGCGGGGCCGGTCACGCAGGCGCCGATCAGCCGCCGCACGAAGCCCGCGCAGGCCTCGAGTTCGTCCCGGGTGACGTACTCGTCCGCCCTGTGGGCGCGCGCGATCGAGCCCGGCCCGATCACCACGGCCGGCACGCCGCCGAGCCGCTCGAACAGCCCGCCCTCCGTGCCGTACGAGACCTTGGCGTGGCCGTTGCGGCCCGCGAGGCGCTTGGCCAGGGTCACGATCTCCGCCTCCGGATCGGTGTCGAGGCCCGGATAGTCGATCAGCGGCTCGACCGCGACGCCGCAGGCCGGATCGCCGGCCCGCATCAGCGGCGCCAGCGTCCCGGTGGCGTAGGCGATCGCGGACGCCGCCAGCGCGGCGGCATCGTCCGCGCCGATCGCCCGGTACTCGAACTCGACGCTGCAGGTGTCGGGCACGATGTTGAGCGCCGATCCGCCCCGGACCACGCTCGACAGGCCGGTGGTGTGGGGCACGTCGTAGAGCGGGTCGCGGGCCCCGTCCCGGGCGATGGCCTCCGCGGACAGGCGGACATGCTCGATGAAGCGGGCGGCGTACTCGACCGCGTTGACCCCCTGGGGCGCCAGGGCCGAGTGGCTGGCCTTGCCGCGGAAGGTGAGGCGGGCGGCCGCCTTGCCCTTGTGGCCGACCACCACGTCCATCCCGGTCGGCTCGCCCACGAAGCAGCCGAGCGGCCGCGGCACGCGCTCGAGCATCCGGGCGATCAGCGGGCGCACGCCGAGGCACCCGATCTCCTCGTCGTACGAGATCGCGAGGTGGATCGGGGTGGCGAGCTCCGCCGCCACCATCTCGGGCAGGAGCGCGAGGCAGACCGCGAGGAACCCCTTCATGTCGGAGGTGCCGCGCCCGTAGAGCCGCCCGCCCTCCTCCCGCAGGGCGAACGGGTCCGACGACCAGGGCTGGCCGTCGGTCGGCACCACGTCGCTGTGGCCGGAGAGCACGTAGCCGGGACGGGTCTCGAACGGTCCGACGCTGACCAGCAGCGCCGCCTTCCGGCCCGACGGATCCGGCACCCGCTCGACCGCGGCGCCGTGGCCGCGGCAATAGGCCTCCGCCCAGTCGATCAGCGGCAGGTTCGAGCGGGCGCTCACCGTGTCGAAGGCGACGAGCGCGGCGAGCAGTGCCGCCGGATCGGGCGTGCCGGGGCGCGGCGAGGCGGTCTGTGCGGGCTCTGTCATGGATCCCATGGCGTGGCGAGGTCGTGGCGAGGTCGTGACCGGATCTTGGCCGGATCTTGGCCGGGTCGCGGCCGGCGTGCCGACCCGCGCGAATCGGTCTCGAGGGCGCGCGGAGTCCTAGAGGGTTTTCGGCGCTTCCGGGATCCCGGGCAATGCCCGGCCGGCGGCGCCCCGGAACCGGGGCGGCGCTCGGGCGTAGCCGCCGGTGAAGCCCGTCAGGTCGCCCGTCCCGGAGCCCCGACCATGCGTCCCGGTCCCGCCCCGATCCTCGCCGCCCTCCTGCCGACGCTCCTGCTGCCGACGCTCCTGCTGCTGGCCGCCCCGGCCGAGGCCCGCCGGCAGGCCGCTCCCCCGGCCGGGCGACCGCATCACCGCGCGGCCTCCGACACGGACCTGACCCTCGCCCGCATGGCGGCGCGCGACCGGCCCCTCTGGCGGGTCTGGCAGCGGCCCCGGCCCCTCGCCCGGATGCTCCCCCCGTCGGCGCGCGAGCGGGTCGCGGCGCCGCCGCTCACGGGCTGGGGCTACGGCGGCACCGTCCCGGATGCCGCGCCCGGCTTCTGAACCGCCTCGACCCGGACCCGGCCGCCTGCCATGGTGCGGGCGAAAGCAGCGGCCCGAGACGGACACGATGGTGCTGGAGTTCCGCCTGGACGACCCGACCCCCGCGGATCCGCGCCGCCGCTGGGACACCCTGGCGCAGGAGGCGCGGGACGCCTGCTACGACAACACCCGCGCGGTGGCCGACAGCGCGTCCCAGGTGGCCGCCCGGGACGCGGCCTCGGCCGCCTACCGGGCCGCGCATCCGGCCGGCCTCGACGTGCCCTACGGCCCCGGCGCCCGCAACGCCCTCGACCTCTACCCGGCGCGGGACGCGGCGGCGCCCTGCCTGGTCTTCGTCCACGGCGGCTACTGGCAGCGGGGCGCCCGGGAGCTGTTCGCCTGCTTCGCGCAGGGCCCGAACGCCGCCGGCTGGTCGGTGGCGATGGTGGGCTACACCCTGGCGCCGGAGGCGAGCCTCGCCCGGATCGTGGCGGAGATCGGCGCGGCCCTCGACTGGCTGGCCGCCCACGGGGCCGCGCGCGGGATCCGCGGTCCCCTGGTCCTGTCGGGCTGGTCGGCGGGCGGGCTGCTCACCGCGATGCAGCTCGGCCATCCGGCGGTGGCGGCGGGCCTGGCGATCTCCGGCGTCTACGACCTCGCGCCGATCCGACAGACCGCCCTGGACGCCAAGCTGGGCCTCACCGACGGCGAGGTCGAGACCTTGTCGCCCCTGCGCCTCCCGGCGGTGGCGAAGCCGCTCTGCATCGCCTACGGCTCCCGCGAATTGCCGGCGCTGATCCACGACGCCCGCAACCTGCACGCCCTGCGGGCGGCGGCCCATGCCCCGGGATCCCTGCTCCCGGTCCCGGGGGCCGATCACTTCTCGGTGCTCGACGCCCTGCGCCGGCCCGGCGGGATCCTGGTCCGGGCGGCCCACGCCCTGCTCGAGGGCTGAGGCCCCGGCCGGGATCCCGCACCGGACCCGTGCCGACGCGGGGGGACGACCGCGTGCAGATTTGCAACTCCCGATAGAAATTCCGCATCGACGAGGCCGGTTTCCGTCTTGCTGAGGCTTGCCGCCCGTGCTGAGACGGGCTCGCGGGCACGATCTCCCCCTACCGGGAGCCGGCCGATCCCAGGGAGATCGGATGCAAGCGGTCGCGCGATCGGAACCCCCTGCGGCGGCGCCCTGCGCCGGCCCCGCGGACCGGGCCAGCCACCGCGGCGGATGGCGCGCGCCGCGGCTGCGCGTCGTGCTGGCCCTGGGTTTCGGCACGCTCGGCTTCCTGACGACCCTGGCGCTCGCCGCCCTGGCGAGCCGGGAGGCGACCCGCCGGCTCGAGGCGGAGGTCGGCGGGCAGCTCGTCGAGATCGCCGGGCAGATGGCCCGGGGCCTCGATATCGGGATGTTCGAGCGCTGGCGCGACATCCAGATCGCCGCCGCCTCGGACAGTCTGCGCGATCCCGGAGCCGGAACGGCCGCCAAGCGCGCCGTGATGGAGCGGCTCCAGGCGACCTACCCGGCCTACTCGATCATCGGGCTGATCGACTCCGACGGGCGCGTCTCCGTCACCAGCACCGGCGCCCTGGAGGGCGCGGACGTCTCCGGTCGCGACTACTTCCGCGGCGGCCGCGCGGGCCCCTACGTGGGCGACGTGCACCCGGCCAAGCTCCTCGAGGCGCTGATGCCCCCGGACGAGGCCGCCGCGCGCGCGGCGGCGCGCGAGCCCCTGCGGCTCCTCGACGTCGCGGCCCCGGTCCGGGCGCCGGACGGCCGCGTCCTCGGGGTGCTGGCCGCGCATCTCGACTGGGCCTGGGCGCGCGACATGGCCCGCGTCCTCGAAGGCGCCCTCCGGGGCCACCGCCAGGGTGCCGAGATCCTGATCCTGTCCCGCGACGGCACCGTGCTCCTCGGTCCGCCCGCCCTGCAGGGCGCCCCCCTGCCCCGGTCGGTCCTGGCGGGCGGACGGCCCCTCGATCCGGAGGGCACGAGCCGGGTCGGCCCCTGGCCGGACGGCACCGCGTATCTCAGCGCCCGCGCGTCCACGGCCGGCCACCGCGACTATCCGGGCCTCGGCTGGCAGGTGGTGGTCCGGCAGGTGGCCGACCGGGCCCTGACCTCGGTGGCGGCCCTGCGCGGGAGCATCCTGGCGGCGGGCAGCGCGGTGGCCCTCGCGGCGGCGCTGCTCGCGTGGCTGCTGGCCGGCCTGATCGCCCGCCCCCTGCTGGATCTGGCGGCCGCTGCCGAGACCCTGGGCCGCGACCAGCCCCTGCCGCCGCTGCCCCGCTCCTTCGTGCGCGAGGGCGCGACGATCGCCGCCGCCCTGGCGGCGGCGGCGGACGAACGGGCCCGGCGCGCGGAGACCCACCGGCTGCTGATCGACGAACTCAATCACCGGGTGAAGAATACCCTCGCCACCGTGCAGGCGATGGCGGCGCAGAGCCTGAAGAATCTCGGCGCCGGCGCGGCGGCAGGGCGCGACGCCTTCGAGGCGCGGCTCCTCGCCCTGTCGCGCGCCCACGATATCCTGACCCGCGAGAGCTGGGCGAGCGCGGATCTGCGCGGCATCGCCGCCCAGGCGGTGCGGCCCTTCCTGGGTCCGGAACCCGCGGGCGGCGATCCGTCGAACCGGGATTCTTCCGGTCGGGAGACTTCGGACCGGGACACTCTGGGCGCGAACACCCCGCGCATCACCCTGGACGGCCCCGACCTGCGGCTGCCGCCCGAGGGAGCGCTCGCGCTCACGATGATCCTGCACGAATTGTGCACCAACGCGGTCAAGCACGGCGCCCTGTCGGTTCCGGCCGGGCGAGCCGCGCTGGCCTGGACGGTGGAGGCCGGTCCGGACACCGAGACCCTGCGGCTGACCTGGCGCGAGCGCGGCGGCCCGCCGGTCGTCTCCCCCTCGCGGAAGGGGTTCGGCACCCGCCTGCTCGAGCGGG from Methylobacterium radiotolerans JCM 2831 includes the following:
- a CDS encoding sensor histidine kinase; translation: MQAVARSEPPAAAPCAGPADRASHRGGWRAPRLRVVLALGFGTLGFLTTLALAALASREATRRLEAEVGGQLVEIAGQMARGLDIGMFERWRDIQIAAASDSLRDPGAGTAAKRAVMERLQATYPAYSIIGLIDSDGRVSVTSTGALEGADVSGRDYFRGGRAGPYVGDVHPAKLLEALMPPDEAAARAAAREPLRLLDVAAPVRAPDGRVLGVLAAHLDWAWARDMARVLEGALRGHRQGAEILILSRDGTVLLGPPALQGAPLPRSVLAGGRPLDPEGTSRVGPWPDGTAYLSARASTAGHRDYPGLGWQVVVRQVADRALTSVAALRGSILAAGSAVALAAALLAWLLAGLIARPLLDLAAAAETLGRDQPLPPLPRSFVREGATIAAALAAAADERARRAETHRLLIDELNHRVKNTLATVQAMAAQSLKNLGAGAAAGRDAFEARLLALSRAHDILTRESWASADLRGIAAQAVRPFLGPEPAGGDPSNRDSSGRETSDRDTLGANTPRITLDGPDLRLPPEGALALTMILHELCTNAVKHGALSVPAGRAALAWTVEAGPDTETLRLTWRERGGPPVVSPSRKGFGTRLLERGFAGGRTASLTYEAGGLVYVAANPLPAAGRAPARSAPRPNAGRA
- a CDS encoding DoxX family membrane protein, with the translated sequence MASLSVAIAFGVRLLLVLLFLPFSALDKILNFRGAVGQARQAVHATAPAVALIVIGLCVEIGMSLCILTGTADRAAAFVLAGYCGVTALLWKQFWVPGDFWAGGKGRELFWDFLKNFALAGGFLLITFGTGAGTVQDFLADPLGSTHPYAIADRARP
- the argE gene encoding acetylornithine deacetylase; translated protein: MTEPAQTASPRPGTPDPAALLAALVAFDTVSARSNLPLIDWAEAYCRGHGAAVERVPDPSGRKAALLVSVGPFETRPGYVLSGHSDVVPTDGQPWSSDPFALREEGGRLYGRGTSDMKGFLAVCLALLPEMVAAELATPIHLAISYDEEIGCLGVRPLIARMLERVPRPLGCFVGEPTGMDVVVGHKGKAAARLTFRGKASHSALAPQGVNAVEYAARFIEHVRLSAEAIARDGARDPLYDVPHTTGLSSVVRGGSALNIVPDTCSVEFEYRAIGADDAAALAASAIAYATGTLAPLMRAGDPACGVAVEPLIDYPGLDTDPEAEIVTLAKRLAGRNGHAKVSYGTEGGLFERLGGVPAVVIGPGSIARAHRADEYVTRDELEACAGFVRRLIGACVTGPASASRGVIPG
- a CDS encoding alpha/beta hydrolase; translated protein: MVLEFRLDDPTPADPRRRWDTLAQEARDACYDNTRAVADSASQVAARDAASAAYRAAHPAGLDVPYGPGARNALDLYPARDAAAPCLVFVHGGYWQRGARELFACFAQGPNAAGWSVAMVGYTLAPEASLARIVAEIGAALDWLAAHGAARGIRGPLVLSGWSAGGLLTAMQLGHPAVAAGLAISGVYDLAPIRQTALDAKLGLTDGEVETLSPLRLPAVAKPLCIAYGSRELPALIHDARNLHALRAAAHAPGSLLPVPGADHFSVLDALRRPGGILVRAAHALLEG
- a CDS encoding glutathione S-transferase yields the protein MKLLYSPASPYARKVLVLAHETGLIDRIAVTVAGASPTGPSAEVAAHNPLGKIPALVLEDGTALYDSRVICEYLDGLSSGPHLFPEGAARWDALTRQALADGLLDAALLTRYERVLRPESQRWDAWEAGQVGKIRAALDRFESLVGGMPALDIGTVALGCALGYLDLRFPDLAWREGRPAVAAWYAEFERRPSMEATVPKG
- a CDS encoding glycosyltransferase family 2 protein, with the protein product MRIAIITPSRLKPSTLVGKAGQYFLEHAIESANAQELDRPATIHFFVGTDPETEIPARLAAHPQVTFARGARKGQIPALNAAIGAVDDSWDLVGFLEDDDRWLPPYLGVAVRALDSFDFVSSTQLEVDEAGEVVRINDFATPSGWLMRRATFAQVGAISPASKWHYDNEWLGRLAETGLRRAHLVEATAPVTLQDAILVRPWLANVLQLGGPSISLARHGFVLPLVCRLVHPGSGSSDVGQGGTSRAESEAEYRRLVDRFGRIPW